One part of the Magallana gigas chromosome 5, xbMagGiga1.1, whole genome shotgun sequence genome encodes these proteins:
- the LOC105339744 gene encoding P2X purinoceptor 7, whose protein sequence is MDDSNYDLEDIPLVMDIRPYMFEPPAECVNQENSPQSSEESESDTEDNPGHRRNGTIWCECGSCEVMPTEAECICCSEIPVIDHIRDSFGIECITQHQTFIDNCLNIRVLEVSLYDYIQSDGPIDDNEPINEVYRYVAYRRFVLWVWQRLGKGNRKILPACVVSKIRDIFPSEQYTGFKYPRPI, encoded by the exons ATGGATGACAGCAATTATGACTTGGAGGATATTCCGTTGGTAATGGACATACGACCTTACATGTTCGAACCTCCAGCAGAGTGTGTAAATCAAGAAAATTCTCCGCAAAGTAGCGAAGAAAGCGAGTCTGACACCGAGGACAACCCAGGTCATCGACGGAACGGAACGATTTG GTGCGAGTGTGGATCATGCGAGGTGATGCCCACTGAAGCAGAGTGCATTTGTTGCTCAGAGATACCAGTCATTGACCACATCAGAGACTCCTTCGGTATAGAGTGCATCACTCAGCACCAGACATTTATAGACAACTGCTTGAACATTCGAGTTTTAGAGGTCAGCCTTTATGACTATATCCAGTCTGATGGGCCCATTGATGACAATGAACCAATTAATGA AGTCTACAGATATGTTGCATACAGGAGGTTTGTCTTATGGGTTTGGCAGCGACTAGGCAAGGGGAATCGAAAAATCCTTCCAGCATGTGTTGTTTCCAAGATAAGGGACATCTTCCCGTCGGAGCAGTATACCGGTTTCAAGTATCCACGCCCTATTTAG
- the LOC117687059 gene encoding uncharacterized protein, whose amino-acid sequence MVYCAAYGCTNVHTKGCGKSFFNFPKDARRRKIWTIFCKRESFVPTTNHRLCSDHFTKNQLQRDPAHLERLGYEGARTRLKVDAVPDVPLPIHAKENNGAVQLVLPAKPRGAYAKRQKAEMFRQAFQELEPRPSENNTLPDHSIDLIEPGDPNDEHPIEPTASTNAIPETQSKKCQATLQVPQRTRRIQVSLDKKNMVSTSTQCSSLTDNIPLRVAAGLTPVLQQHAVENVEDNDDDSDIEGGDIEGSDEDPDFDLDSEYPESDSSDEEDEEFQLSTDITPEEERQFLVSEVQLAKLLQNCRVCGSACHTVVNGVRGTMISTSSVCPNGHSSTWESQRCHHGMPWANLLVAGAIVFSGANASKSLRLFRHLNLQMMSMSTFSRLQASYVVPASIFTWDFHQQTLLAEYQGRSLTLGGDARCDSPGFSAKFGSYTLMELSSGKILDFQLVQSNEVPGSTHMELEGLKRGLKHLEDAGLHIENLVTDRHGMIKKYMREDHQDKNHFFDVWHVAKGISKKLETASKKRDCGNIRPWIKSSVNHCYWVAASCGGDSELKVQKWSSLVQHVSNQHEHCEHELLNEERLWLKEGSRAHKLFREVVESRYLTRDVGKLSPLHQTYGLEMYHSVVNSFAPKNTHFFYPAMMARLCVSALHFNENGQRHQATTKDGVARWQISYPKGKKGTQAVVKPNKTAVTFDYVDILRINLCERRRQHPSYTQSNDDAHVSLGYCPPALTLGFEGFVKEDLIATRRSRFSH is encoded by the exons ATGGTGTATTGTGCGGCCTACGGATGTACAAACGTGCATACGAAAGGCTGTGGAAAGAGTTTTTTCAACTTTCCGAAAGATGCTCGTCGGAGGAAAATATGGACGATTTTTTGTAAACGCGAGAGCTTCGTCCCTACTACAAACCATCGTTTATGCTCTGACCATTTTACGAAGAATCAACTTCAGAGGGACCCAGCCCATTTAGAGAGGTTAGGCTACGAAGGGGCAAGGACTCGGTTGAAAGTAGATGCAGTGCCAGACGTTCCCCTCCCCATTCACGCCAAAGAGAATAATGGCGCTGTGCAATTGGTTCTGCCTGCCAAACCTAGAGGGGCCTACGCAAAACGCCAGAAAGCTGAG atgtttCGTCAAGCTTTTCAAGAATTGGAGCCTCGGCCTTCAGAGAACAACACCTTACCTGATCACTCCATTGACCTAATTGAACCAGGGGATCCCAATGATGAGCATCCCATTGAACCCACTGCATCAACAAATGCAATACCAGAGACCCAATCAAAAAAATGCCAGGCCACACTTCAAGTTCCACAGAGGACAAGGCGGATCCAAGTGTCATTGGATAAGAAAAACATGGTGTCCACAAGTACTCAGTGCTCAAGCCTGACTGACAACATTCCACTTAGAGTAGCTGCTGGTCTGACCCCTGTCCTTCAGCAGCATGCAGTTGAGAATGTGGAGGACAATGATGATGATAGTGACATTGAGGGTGGTGACATTGAGGGTAGTGATGAGGACCCTGACTTTGACCTAGATAGTGAATATCCAGAGAGTGATAGCAGTGATGAAGAGGATGAAGAATTCCAGCTGAGCACTGATATAACACCGGAAGAGGAGAGACAGTTTTTAGTGTCTGAGGTACAGTTAGCCAAACTTTTGCAAAATTGTAGAGTTTGTGGTAGTGCATGTCACACAGTAGTGAATGGTGTTCGTGGAACCATGATTTCAACATCCTCTGTGTGCCCTAATGGACACTCCAGTACTTGGGAAAGCCAAAGATGCCATCATGGAATGCCATGGGCAAATTTGTTGGTTGCTGGTGCTATTGTGTTTAGTGGAGCGAATGCCTCAAAAAGCCTCAGACTCTTTCGACATCTGAACCTGCAGATGATGTCCATGTCCACATTCAGCAGACTGCAGGCATCTTATGTTGTACCTGCCTCCATTTTCACATGGGACTTCCATCAACAGACCCTTCTTGCGGAGTACCAGGGAAGATCTTTGACCCTTGGTGGAGACGCACGGTGTGATTCTCCTGGATTCTCAGCGAAATTTGGCTCCTACACGTTGATGGAATTGAGCAGTGGAAAAATTCTGGATTTTCAGTTAGTGCAG AGTAATGAAGTACCAGGGTCAACACACATGGAGTTGGAGGGGTTAAAGAGAGGGCTGAAACACCTAGAAGACGCAGGTCTACATATTGAAAATCTTGTCACTGATCGACATGGTATGATAAAGAAATACATGCGAGAGGATCACCAAGACAAGAACCACTTCTTCGATGTGTGGCATGTGGCTAAAG gaATTTCTAAGAAACTGGAGACAGCATCAAAGAAGAGAGATTGCGGCAACATTAGGCCCTGGATCAAGTCCTCGGTGAACCACTGTTACTGGGTAGCTGCATCCTGTGGTGGGGACAGTGAACTAAAGGTGCAAAAATGGTCCTCCCTTGTCCAGCATGTTTCAAATCAGCATGAACATTGTGAACATGAACTGCTCAATGAGGAGAGGTTGTGGCTGAAAGAGG gatCAAGAGCTCACAAACTCTTCAGGGAAGTTGTGGAGAGCAGATACTTGACAAGAGATGTAGGCAAGCTGTCTCCCCTCCATCAGACATATGGGTTAGAAATGTATCATAGCGTCGTGAATTCCTTTGCACCAAAAAACACCCACTTTTTCTACCCAGCTATGATGGCAAG ACTATGTGTCTCTGCACtccattttaatgaaaatggaCAACGTCACCAGGCCACAACCAAAGATGGGGTAGCACGTTGGCAGATCAGCTATCCAAAGGGGAAAAAAGGGACCCAAGCTGTTGTAAAGCCCAACAAAACAGCAGTTACATTTG actATGTAGATATCCTCCGGATAAATCTATGCGAGCGACGAAGACAGCATCCCTCATACACTCAGTCCAATGATGACGCTCACGTGTCCCTTGGATATTGCCCGCCAGCACTGACGTTAGGATTTGAGGGCTTTGTAAAAGAAGATCTGATAGCTACGCGTCGTTCCAGGTTCAGTCATTGA